A genomic window from Rhodococcus sp. KBS0724 includes:
- a CDS encoding DUF779 domain-containing protein, whose translation MDATDVTAPDDTAGVVPPRLVTTAGAADLLRRLSGNHGELMMHQSGGCCDGSAPMCYPAGEFIVGDRDVLLGVIDLRLGVGEVPVDLPIGTDAVQVWISGSQFEAWKHTQLVLDVVPGRGSGFSLESPGGFRFLSRARTFTPQENDALNSSAILVGAEWEAGVRPLPPTVPQVVAEAVDACPVPGMAGRA comes from the coding sequence ATGGACGCTACCGATGTCACCGCACCTGATGACACTGCAGGCGTCGTTCCACCCCGTCTCGTGACCACCGCTGGGGCGGCTGATCTTCTGCGCCGCCTCAGCGGAAACCACGGCGAACTGATGATGCACCAATCGGGTGGTTGCTGCGATGGCAGCGCGCCGATGTGTTATCCCGCAGGTGAATTCATCGTCGGTGACCGTGATGTACTGCTCGGCGTCATCGATCTGCGGCTAGGTGTCGGTGAGGTTCCCGTCGACCTGCCAATAGGTACGGACGCCGTCCAGGTCTGGATTTCCGGATCCCAGTTCGAAGCGTGGAAGCATACCCAGCTGGTTCTGGACGTGGTGCCCGGACGGGGCAGCGGGTTCAGCCTGGAGTCTCCTGGAGGATTCCGATTCCTCAGTCGAGCAAGGACTTTCACGCCGCAAGAGAACGACGCGCTCAACTCGTCCGCGATTCTGGTCGGCGCCGAGTGGGAGGCTGGGGTGCGTCCCCTCCCGCCGACGGTTCCGCAGGTTGTCGCCGAAGCGGTGGACGCCTGCCCGGTTCCGGGCATGGCCGGACGAGCCTGA
- a CDS encoding ethanolamine ammonia-lyase subunit EutB, whose product MTMYHQQVSGTTYSFESLVDVMAKATPLRSGDELAGCAAHSDAERAAAQWVLADLPLKVFLEDLLVPYEDDEVTRLIIDSHNRLAFQPVAHLTVGGLRDWLLETASAPGAAAHLAAVSPGLTPEMVAAVSKIMRNQDLIAVAKAITVTAGFRTTIGLPGRLSTRLQPNHPTDDPRGIAAATLDGLLLGCGDAVIGINPATDSPQATSDLLHLLDDIRQRFEIPTQSCVLSHVTTTIGLIESGVPVDLVFQSIAGTEGANSGFGVNIPLLREGNDAGRSLNRGTVGNNVMYLETGQGSALSSGAHLGTGGAPVDQQTLETRAYAVARDLEPLLVNTVVGFIGPEYLYDGKQIIRAGLEDHFCGKLLGLPMGVDVCYTNHAEADQDDMDNLLTLLGVAGAAFVIAVPGADDVMLGYQSLAFHDALYVRRVLGLQPAPEFEAWLHGLGMTDGDGRVLPVDASLSPLRALTVNR is encoded by the coding sequence ATGACCATGTACCACCAACAGGTTTCGGGCACGACATACTCGTTCGAGAGTCTCGTCGACGTCATGGCCAAGGCGACACCACTGCGATCGGGTGACGAACTGGCCGGCTGCGCTGCGCACTCCGACGCGGAACGTGCTGCTGCCCAATGGGTTCTGGCGGATCTTCCGTTGAAGGTCTTCCTGGAAGATCTTCTGGTTCCTTACGAGGACGACGAAGTCACCCGGCTTATCATCGACAGTCACAACCGTCTGGCGTTCCAACCGGTCGCGCATCTGACCGTCGGCGGCTTGCGGGACTGGCTCCTCGAAACGGCGTCGGCGCCGGGTGCCGCGGCCCACCTTGCGGCGGTCAGTCCTGGCTTGACTCCGGAGATGGTGGCGGCGGTCAGCAAGATCATGCGTAATCAGGATCTGATTGCCGTCGCGAAGGCGATCACCGTCACCGCCGGCTTCCGGACCACCATCGGTCTACCGGGGCGATTGAGCACGCGGCTACAACCAAACCATCCCACCGACGACCCACGGGGAATTGCCGCGGCCACGCTGGACGGTCTCCTCCTGGGTTGCGGCGATGCCGTCATCGGAATCAACCCGGCGACGGACTCTCCGCAGGCCACATCGGATCTGCTGCATCTTCTCGACGACATCCGGCAGCGATTCGAGATCCCGACACAATCCTGCGTGCTCTCGCACGTGACCACGACGATCGGACTGATCGAATCCGGTGTGCCGGTCGATCTGGTCTTCCAGTCGATTGCCGGTACCGAAGGCGCCAATTCCGGCTTCGGAGTGAATATTCCGCTGCTCCGGGAAGGTAACGACGCCGGCCGATCCTTGAACCGGGGGACTGTCGGGAACAACGTCATGTACCTCGAGACCGGACAGGGGTCTGCGCTCAGTTCCGGCGCTCACCTGGGCACCGGCGGCGCGCCCGTCGATCAGCAGACTCTCGAAACCCGCGCGTACGCGGTGGCCCGCGACCTCGAACCCCTCTTGGTCAACACTGTCGTCGGATTCATCGGGCCCGAGTACCTGTACGACGGCAAACAGATTATCCGGGCGGGCCTCGAGGATCATTTCTGCGGCAAACTGCTGGGACTGCCGATGGGTGTGGACGTCTGTTATACCAACCACGCCGAAGCCGACCAGGACGACATGGACAACCTGTTGACCCTGCTCGGAGTGGCGGGGGCGGCATTTGTGATCGCGGTTCCCGGGGCGGACGACGTGATGCTCGGGTATCAGAGTCTGGCTTTCCACGACGCGTTGTACGTGCGGCGGGTGTTGGGCCTGCAACCTGCCCCGGAGTTCGAGGCCTGGCTTCACGGTTTGGGGATGACGGACGGAGACGGACGAGTGCTGCCGGTAGACGCTTCTCTCTCGCCACTGCGAGCACTGACGGTGAATCGATGA
- the eutC gene encoding ethanolamine ammonia-lyase subunit EutC, whose protein sequence is MSDDAAPVVDFWSPLRATTQSRIGLGRTGDSLPTSRVLEFKAAHAAARDAVHVPLDSEVLARRVEAVGIGAPVVVTSGASTRSEYLRRPDLGRRPADISAITTSDNEIGFILADGLSPRALMDHGEQLLAALVAELGTTYSIAPPVIATNARVALGDHIAAAMGVQTAVVLIGERPGLSVADSVGIYLTHLPRVGRTDADRNCISNIHPPEGLGYEQAARVVAGLVAGARKLGRSGVDLKDTSRAVQLASGEVLTLE, encoded by the coding sequence ATGAGCGACGACGCGGCACCGGTCGTCGACTTCTGGAGTCCGCTTCGTGCGACAACGCAGTCGCGAATCGGATTGGGCCGCACCGGAGATTCGTTGCCCACCAGTCGAGTGCTCGAGTTCAAGGCCGCTCATGCTGCCGCGCGGGATGCTGTTCATGTTCCGCTCGATTCGGAGGTCCTCGCTCGGCGGGTCGAAGCCGTCGGAATCGGGGCGCCGGTGGTGGTCACCAGCGGCGCGTCCACGCGGAGCGAGTACCTACGCCGACCCGATCTCGGACGCCGACCGGCAGATATCAGCGCGATCACCACGTCGGACAACGAGATCGGATTCATTCTCGCGGACGGACTTTCACCGCGCGCCCTCATGGATCACGGTGAGCAGTTGCTCGCAGCGCTTGTCGCCGAGTTGGGAACGACGTATTCGATTGCGCCGCCGGTGATCGCGACCAATGCGCGGGTTGCGTTGGGTGATCACATCGCGGCGGCAATGGGTGTGCAAACTGCTGTGGTCCTGATCGGCGAGCGTCCGGGGCTCTCGGTTGCAGACAGCGTCGGGATCTATCTAACCCATCTCCCACGAGTCGGACGCACAGACGCGGATAGAAACTGCATCTCCAACATCCATCCGCCTGAAGGTCTGGGCTACGAGCAGGCAGCCCGCGTCGTTGCGGGTTTGGTGGCCGGCGCCCGAAAGCTGGGGCGTTCCGGCGTCGACCTCAAAGACACGTCGCGGGCAGTTCAGTTGGCGTCGGGTGAGGTGCTGACACTCGAGTAA
- a CDS encoding MFS transporter, protein MTTVSPAGGSSAAGTAAAPAKTTSVRRVAIASCIGTTIEFYDFFIYGTAAALVFPTVFFPALGATAGTVASFATFAVAFIARPVGAMLFGHFGDRIGRKKTLISTLLLMGISTLLIGLLPGAATIGVAAPIILVLLRFGQGFAVGGEWAGATLLTAEYAPPGKRGLYAMFPQLGPAIAFVLSSSTFLITGAVLGDTNQAFLDYGWRIPFLFSIVLVGIGLYMRLAIEETPVFKAEQADRVAAEKNEAPRTLPFLDAWRFQTKEILLSAGALACLFAFFYMGTAFLTSYGTKTLGFSRPFVLSVGIASAFVFGAAIIVSALYSDRIGRRKVIMISCGLAVVWALILFPLLDTGTPLAFILGMFGTLMIFGIAYGPCGALLPEMFQTRYRYTGAGLGYNLAGVLGGAVPPLIAAPLASAYGSMAIGIMLAILGVVSLVCTWALVETKDHAL, encoded by the coding sequence GTGACCACAGTCTCTCCAGCAGGGGGATCGAGTGCCGCAGGCACTGCGGCAGCCCCCGCGAAGACAACGAGTGTGCGGCGCGTTGCCATCGCCAGTTGTATCGGCACGACCATTGAGTTCTACGACTTCTTCATCTACGGAACCGCTGCGGCGCTTGTTTTTCCGACGGTCTTCTTTCCGGCGCTCGGAGCCACTGCCGGCACTGTGGCGTCGTTCGCGACCTTCGCCGTTGCCTTCATTGCACGGCCGGTCGGCGCAATGTTGTTCGGGCACTTCGGAGATCGCATCGGCCGCAAGAAGACGCTGATCTCCACTCTGTTGCTGATGGGTATCTCGACGCTCCTGATCGGCTTGCTGCCCGGTGCGGCAACTATCGGTGTCGCCGCTCCGATCATCTTGGTGCTCTTGCGATTCGGTCAAGGATTTGCAGTCGGTGGTGAATGGGCAGGCGCAACTCTGCTCACCGCGGAATATGCCCCGCCCGGCAAACGCGGTCTGTACGCGATGTTCCCCCAGCTCGGCCCGGCCATCGCTTTTGTTCTCTCGAGCAGCACGTTCCTCATCACCGGCGCAGTTCTCGGCGACACCAATCAGGCATTCCTCGATTACGGCTGGCGAATCCCGTTCCTGTTCTCCATCGTGCTCGTCGGTATCGGCCTCTACATGCGCCTCGCTATCGAAGAAACTCCGGTCTTCAAGGCAGAGCAAGCTGATCGCGTCGCGGCAGAGAAGAACGAAGCCCCTCGCACCCTCCCGTTCCTGGACGCCTGGCGCTTCCAAACCAAGGAAATTCTCCTCTCGGCCGGTGCGCTGGCCTGCCTGTTTGCCTTCTTCTACATGGGCACGGCATTCCTGACGAGCTACGGCACGAAGACGCTCGGGTTCTCCCGCCCGTTCGTCCTGTCGGTCGGTATCGCGTCCGCCTTCGTCTTCGGCGCCGCGATCATCGTGTCCGCGCTGTACTCCGACCGGATCGGGCGTCGCAAGGTCATCATGATCTCGTGTGGTCTGGCAGTGGTGTGGGCGCTCATTCTGTTCCCGCTCCTCGATACCGGAACGCCCCTCGCCTTCATTCTCGGAATGTTCGGCACTCTGATGATCTTCGGAATCGCCTACGGCCCCTGCGGTGCACTGCTTCCGGAAATGTTCCAGACGCGTTACCGCTACACCGGTGCCGGCCTCGGCTACAACCTCGCCGGCGTCCTCGGCGGCGCGGTGCCCCCGCTGATCGCGGCCCCGCTGGCTTCGGCGTACGGAAGCATGGCAATCGGCATCATGCTGGCAATCCTCGGTGTGGTGAGCCTCGTCTGCACTTGGGCGCTCGTCGAGACCAAGGACCACGCGCTGTAA
- a CDS encoding AMP-binding protein — protein sequence MSTPLPSYTSGVWDGPMLGDTIGDNLDRTVAAHGDRDALIDHASGRRWTYREFAEQVNGLAAGLLSRGVGKGDRVGIWAPNCPEWTFTQYATAKIGAILVNINPAYRSHELQYVLEQAGISTLVAAASFKTSDYASMIEAVRPQCPDLTSVLLLGSPEWDAVLADGLAAQASDPAPLAAAQAALSADDAINIQYTSGTTGFPKGATLSHHNILNNGYFVGELCHYSEVDRVCIPVPFYHCFGMVMGNLACTSHGAAMVIPGPAFDPRAALEAVQAEKCTSLYGVPTMFIAELALPDFESFDLSSLRTGIMAGSPCPVEVMKQVIDRMGMAEVSICYGMTETSPVSLQTRSDDSIAQRTETVGRVGPHLEIKIVDPATGLTVPRGEPGELCTRGYSVMLGYWENPEKSAEAIDAARWMHTGDIGVMDEAGYVAITGRIKDMVIRGGENVYPREIEEFLYTHPDILDAQVIGVPDAKYGEELMVWIQMREGAPELDAEAVRAYCTGKLAHYKIPRYVHVVDEFPMTVTGKVRKIAMREQAMELIGQG from the coding sequence ATGAGTACGCCGCTGCCCAGCTATACGTCCGGAGTATGGGACGGTCCGATGCTGGGCGACACCATCGGAGACAACCTGGATCGCACGGTTGCCGCGCACGGTGACCGCGATGCATTGATCGACCATGCCAGCGGTCGACGATGGACGTACCGGGAGTTCGCCGAACAAGTGAACGGGCTCGCTGCCGGACTCCTTTCCCGTGGTGTGGGGAAGGGTGATCGGGTAGGGATCTGGGCTCCCAACTGTCCGGAATGGACCTTCACGCAGTATGCGACGGCAAAGATCGGGGCGATCCTGGTCAACATCAACCCGGCGTATCGCTCGCACGAGTTGCAGTACGTGCTCGAGCAGGCCGGGATTTCGACACTGGTGGCGGCGGCGAGTTTCAAGACGTCGGACTACGCGTCGATGATCGAGGCGGTGCGGCCACAGTGCCCGGATTTGACGTCGGTGCTCCTGCTCGGTTCACCAGAGTGGGATGCGGTGCTCGCAGACGGGTTGGCAGCGCAGGCAAGTGATCCAGCTCCGCTCGCCGCTGCCCAAGCCGCGTTGTCGGCCGACGATGCGATCAACATCCAATACACCTCGGGCACTACCGGTTTCCCGAAGGGGGCGACACTCAGCCACCACAACATCCTCAACAACGGCTACTTCGTCGGCGAGTTGTGTCACTACAGCGAGGTCGACCGGGTGTGTATTCCGGTGCCGTTCTATCACTGCTTCGGCATGGTGATGGGCAACCTTGCGTGCACCAGTCACGGTGCTGCCATGGTTATTCCGGGCCCGGCGTTCGATCCGCGCGCTGCACTCGAAGCGGTGCAGGCCGAAAAGTGCACGTCCCTCTACGGCGTTCCGACGATGTTCATCGCCGAGTTGGCGTTGCCGGACTTCGAGAGCTTCGATCTGTCGAGCCTGCGCACCGGCATCATGGCGGGCTCGCCCTGCCCGGTCGAGGTGATGAAGCAGGTCATCGATCGGATGGGAATGGCTGAGGTGTCCATCTGCTACGGCATGACGGAGACGTCGCCGGTGTCGCTGCAGACTCGCTCGGACGATTCGATCGCGCAACGCACCGAAACGGTCGGACGCGTCGGGCCGCATCTCGAGATCAAAATCGTGGACCCGGCAACGGGATTGACGGTACCGCGCGGAGAGCCGGGCGAGCTGTGCACCCGCGGGTACTCGGTCATGCTCGGTTACTGGGAGAACCCGGAGAAGAGCGCCGAAGCGATCGACGCTGCCCGGTGGATGCACACCGGCGATATCGGAGTGATGGACGAGGCCGGGTACGTCGCGATCACCGGACGCATCAAGGACATGGTCATCCGCGGCGGCGAGAATGTCTATCCGCGTGAGATCGAGGAGTTCCTTTACACCCACCCCGACATCCTCGACGCACAGGTGATCGGCGTGCCGGACGCAAAGTACGGCGAGGAGTTGATGGTGTGGATTCAGATGCGGGAGGGGGCGCCCGAACTGGATGCCGAAGCCGTACGTGCTTACTGCACCGGTAAATTGGCGCACTACAAGATTCCGCGGTACGTACACGTTGTCGACGAATTCCCTATGACCGTCACCGGCAAGGTGCGCAAGATAGCCATGCGCGAACAGGCAATGGAACTGATCGGGCAGGGCTGA
- the eat gene encoding ethanolamine permease yields MDMSLSEHVPDKPTGAHHDGADFHAEDNSYLEKRTLRKGTAGWVLLAGLGVSYVISGDYAGWNNGLAEGGFGGLLIAAVVIAGMYLAMVLGMAEMSSALPAAGGGYTFARRALGPWGGFATGTAILIEYSIAPAAIATFIGAYVESLNLFGITDGWWVYLAVYAIFIGIHLTGAGEALKAMFVITAIALVGLVVFAISAVGLFDSSNLTDIAVDTSAAGSSSFLPFGLIGIWAAVPFAIWFFLAVEGVPLAAEEAREPEKNVPRGIIISMLLLIVTGATVLFLATGALGADALSTSGNPLVEALGDSGSAKVVNYIGLAGLVASFFSIMYAYSRQTFALSRAGYLPKNLSVTNKRKAPTLALVVPGVIGFALSLTGEGAMLLNMAVFGAAVSYVLMMVSHIVLRKREPNMPRPYRTPGGIATTSFALVVAAISVVATFLVDPIAALLTLAAFGVLMAYFGLYSRHHLVANSPDEEFAVLAQAEEELE; encoded by the coding sequence ATGGACATGTCTCTTTCCGAGCACGTGCCGGACAAGCCGACGGGTGCGCACCACGACGGCGCAGATTTTCATGCAGAAGACAATTCGTATCTCGAAAAACGAACACTCCGCAAAGGTACGGCAGGATGGGTGCTGCTGGCCGGATTGGGAGTCAGCTATGTGATTTCCGGCGACTACGCCGGATGGAACAACGGTCTCGCCGAAGGCGGTTTCGGCGGTCTGCTCATCGCTGCCGTCGTCATCGCCGGAATGTACCTGGCGATGGTGCTGGGCATGGCCGAGATGTCGTCGGCGCTACCCGCTGCTGGTGGCGGGTACACGTTTGCCCGTCGCGCGTTGGGGCCGTGGGGTGGATTTGCCACCGGCACTGCAATTCTCATCGAGTATTCCATCGCGCCGGCAGCCATCGCGACCTTCATCGGTGCCTACGTCGAATCGCTCAATCTGTTCGGAATCACCGACGGGTGGTGGGTCTACCTCGCGGTGTATGCGATCTTCATCGGTATTCACCTCACCGGTGCGGGTGAAGCACTCAAGGCGATGTTCGTGATTACCGCCATTGCTCTCGTCGGTCTTGTCGTCTTTGCGATTTCCGCTGTGGGACTGTTCGATTCGTCGAATCTCACCGACATTGCCGTCGATACGTCCGCCGCGGGGTCGTCGTCGTTCCTGCCCTTCGGTTTGATCGGTATCTGGGCGGCAGTTCCCTTCGCGATCTGGTTCTTCCTTGCGGTGGAGGGTGTTCCGCTCGCAGCCGAGGAGGCGCGCGAGCCGGAGAAGAACGTCCCGCGCGGCATCATCATCAGCATGTTGCTCCTGATCGTCACCGGCGCAACGGTTCTCTTCCTGGCTACGGGGGCATTGGGCGCCGACGCGTTGTCCACCTCCGGAAACCCGCTGGTCGAAGCACTCGGTGACAGTGGCAGCGCCAAGGTTGTCAACTACATCGGGCTCGCCGGTCTGGTGGCAAGTTTCTTCTCGATCATGTACGCGTACTCCCGCCAGACCTTTGCACTCTCGCGCGCCGGATACCTCCCGAAGAACCTGTCGGTGACGAACAAGCGCAAGGCCCCGACATTGGCACTCGTTGTTCCCGGAGTCATCGGTTTTGCGCTCTCGCTCACCGGAGAAGGCGCGATGCTGCTGAACATGGCGGTGTTCGGCGCCGCTGTCAGCTATGTGCTGATGATGGTGAGTCACATCGTGCTTCGTAAGCGAGAGCCGAACATGCCCCGCCCCTATCGGACTCCCGGCGGAATTGCCACCACCTCGTTTGCTCTGGTTGTCGCCGCGATATCGGTGGTCGCCACATTCCTGGTCGATCCGATTGCAGCACTTCTCACTCTCGCAGCGTTCGGCGTTCTCATGGCATATTTTGGTCTCTACAGTCGACATCATCTTGTTGCCAACTCGCCCGACGAGGAGTTTGCTGTACTTGCACAGGCGGAAGAAGAACTGGAATGA
- a CDS encoding glycosyltransferase family 2 protein, with product MKPHLVSVVIPAYNAMDHIGEQLNALSSQDYDGAFEVVVADNGSTDGLAHFITNHPSTDTLSLRLVDASAGRGGGYARNVGVAASSGDFIAFCDADDRVHPSWLSAIVRAAENSDAVGGVVETASINSSEVATWRTFNGTQFGSEDFLPYGITCTFGIWRAAFDKVDGFDLRYVNSGEDIDLCWRLQLAGMTLAHAPDAVVAYRLRDTYRGTWNQTRAYGIATAQLYSRFRDHGQRRTTPRIVAATLLALLLFNPLVPRRISPMPRGRWFVHAGNLVGKLQGSIKYRVLYI from the coding sequence GTGAAACCGCACCTTGTGTCCGTGGTGATCCCGGCGTACAACGCCATGGACCACATCGGCGAACAGCTGAATGCCCTGTCCTCCCAGGACTACGACGGAGCGTTCGAAGTCGTCGTCGCAGACAACGGCTCCACCGACGGTCTCGCGCACTTCATCACCAACCATCCGTCGACCGATACCCTCTCGCTCCGCCTGGTGGACGCGTCGGCCGGCCGAGGTGGCGGCTACGCACGCAACGTCGGAGTTGCCGCATCCAGTGGCGATTTCATCGCATTCTGTGACGCAGACGATCGTGTCCACCCGTCGTGGCTCAGTGCGATCGTCCGCGCAGCCGAAAACTCGGATGCTGTTGGCGGAGTGGTGGAAACCGCGTCGATCAACTCGAGTGAAGTTGCCACGTGGCGCACCTTCAACGGTACGCAGTTCGGCAGTGAAGATTTTCTCCCCTACGGCATTACGTGCACCTTCGGCATCTGGCGCGCAGCCTTCGACAAGGTCGACGGATTTGATCTCCGATACGTGAATTCCGGTGAGGACATCGACCTCTGCTGGCGCCTGCAGTTGGCCGGCATGACGTTGGCGCACGCGCCCGATGCCGTGGTTGCGTACCGACTTCGCGACACGTATCGCGGAACGTGGAATCAAACCCGCGCCTACGGGATCGCCACAGCACAGTTGTACTCACGGTTCCGCGACCACGGTCAGCGCCGGACTACTCCCCGGATCGTCGCCGCGACCCTGCTTGCCTTGCTTCTCTTCAACCCGCTTGTGCCCCGCCGGATCTCCCCGATGCCTCGCGGGCGATGGTTCGTCCACGCCGGCAACCTGGTCGGGAAACTTCAGGGCAGCATCAAATACCGGGTGCTCTACATCTGA
- the adh gene encoding aldehyde dehydrogenase, translating to MTVYARPGTADAIMSFQSRYDNWIGNEWVAPVKGQYFENPTPVTGQNFCDVARSTAEDIELALDAAHAAAPAWGKTSVAERAIILNKIADRMEENLESIALAESWDNGKPIRETLNADIPLAIDHFRYFAGAIRAQEGSLSEINSDTVAYHFHEPLGVVGQIIPWNFPILMAVWKLAPALAAGNAIVLKPAEQTPVSILHLIGIIGDLLPAGVLNIVNGFGVEAGKPLASSPRIKKIAFTGETTTGRLIMQYASQNLIPVTLELGGKSPNIFFSDVLAANDDYQDKALEGFTMFALNQGEVCTCPSRSLIQEDIFDDFLAMAAIRTKAVRQGDPLDTDTMIGAQASNDQLEKILSYIEIGKAEGAKVITGGERAQLGGDLAGGYYVQPTVFTGNNKMRIFQEEIFGPVVSVTSFKDYDEAIELANDTLYGLGAGVWSRDGGVAYRAGRDIQAGRVWTNTYHQYPAHAAFGGYKQSGIGRENHLMMLSHYQQTKNLLVSYAQKAQGFF from the coding sequence ATGACCGTGTACGCCCGCCCAGGTACCGCTGACGCGATCATGTCCTTCCAGTCTCGATACGACAACTGGATCGGCAACGAATGGGTTGCTCCGGTCAAGGGTCAGTACTTCGAGAACCCGACACCGGTGACCGGACAGAACTTCTGCGATGTGGCTCGTTCCACCGCAGAAGACATCGAGCTCGCTCTCGACGCAGCACACGCAGCAGCTCCGGCCTGGGGCAAGACCTCGGTCGCCGAGCGCGCGATCATCTTGAACAAGATCGCAGATCGTATGGAGGAGAACCTCGAATCCATCGCACTCGCCGAGTCATGGGACAACGGCAAGCCGATCCGCGAGACCCTCAACGCCGACATCCCGCTCGCCATCGATCACTTCCGCTACTTTGCGGGAGCCATTCGCGCACAAGAAGGTTCGCTCTCGGAGATCAACTCCGACACGGTTGCCTACCACTTCCATGAGCCGCTCGGTGTAGTCGGCCAGATCATTCCGTGGAACTTCCCGATCCTGATGGCAGTGTGGAAGCTTGCTCCCGCGCTCGCTGCCGGCAATGCCATCGTGCTCAAGCCCGCAGAGCAGACTCCCGTCTCGATCCTGCACCTCATCGGCATCATCGGTGACCTGCTGCCTGCCGGTGTTCTCAACATCGTCAACGGCTTCGGCGTGGAGGCAGGCAAGCCGCTTGCATCGAGCCCGCGCATCAAGAAGATCGCGTTCACCGGCGAAACCACCACCGGACGCCTCATCATGCAGTACGCGTCGCAGAACCTGATCCCGGTCACCCTCGAACTCGGTGGCAAGAGCCCCAACATCTTCTTCTCCGACGTGCTCGCCGCCAACGACGACTACCAGGACAAGGCCCTCGAAGGCTTCACGATGTTCGCGCTCAACCAGGGCGAGGTATGCACGTGCCCGTCGCGTTCGTTGATCCAGGAAGACATCTTCGACGACTTCCTCGCAATGGCTGCCATCCGCACCAAGGCTGTGCGCCAGGGCGATCCGCTCGACACCGACACCATGATCGGTGCGCAGGCCAGCAACGACCAGCTCGAGAAGATTCTGTCCTACATCGAGATCGGCAAGGCCGAAGGTGCCAAGGTCATCACCGGCGGCGAGCGGGCGCAGCTGGGCGGCGACCTCGCCGGCGGCTACTACGTGCAGCCGACGGTCTTCACCGGCAACAACAAGATGCGCATCTTCCAGGAAGAGATCTTCGGACCGGTCGTGTCCGTCACGTCCTTCAAGGATTACGACGAGGCCATCGAACTTGCCAATGACACCCTCTACGGTCTCGGCGCGGGCGTCTGGTCGCGTGACGGTGGAGTTGCTTACCGTGCGGGCCGCGATATCCAGGCCGGCCGAGTGTGGACCAACACGTATCACCAGTACCCGGCACACGCCGCCTTCGGTGGATACAAGCAGTCCGGTATCGGCCGCGAGAACCACCTGATGATGCTCTCGCACTACCAGCAGACCAAGAACCTCCTGGTCAGCTACGCGCAGAAGGCTCAGGGCTTCTTCTGA